In Channa argus isolate prfri chromosome 23, Channa argus male v1.0, whole genome shotgun sequence, the following are encoded in one genomic region:
- the LOC137108525 gene encoding nucleobindin-2-like isoform X1 — translation MRRSKALAHFGLVLLSLWLCIQSVPISVDKTKEKHQEEELEPPQSAETGLHYDRYLREVIEYLEKDPHFKEKLKNANMDDIKKGKLSKELDFVHHHFRTKLDELKREEMNRLRMLIKAKHDIQGGNGLTVDHQALLKQFEHLNHVNPDTFEVEDLDRLIKSATKDLENFDKDRHDEFKRYEMMKEHERREHLKNMNEEDRKKEEQHYEELKKKHADHPKVNHPGSEDQLKEVWQEADGLDPEDFDPKTFFKMHDSNGDGFFDEAELEALFTKELEKVYNPENEEDDMFEMEEERLRMREHVMNEVDTNKDRLVSMSEFLVATKKQDFHDKDGWEVRAKKDRITLDQNSLYTEEELREYEKQLAKEEIDVSKRSDELKKKREELERQQEELNAQKFEIQQAVEKIEKLKAQNSKSEVKQTGSPLSQGEPAQVVPGNSQPLPLSHQQQDVPVPGHS, via the exons ATGAGGAGGAGTAAAGCCTTGGCCCATTTTGGGCTGGTTCTGCTTAGTCTGTGGCTGTGTATTCAGTCAGTGCCGATCAGTGTGGATAAGACCAAAGAAAAGCATCAAGAGGAGGAACTGGAGCCACCACAGAGTGCT GAAACTGGGCTGCACTATGACCGCTACCTCAGGGAAGTCATTGAGTATCTTGAGAAGGACCCCCACTTTAAAGAAAAGCTCAAAAATGCCAACATGGATGATATCAAG AAAGGCAAACTTTCCAAAGAGCTGGACTTTGTCCATCACCATTTTAGGACAAAGCTGGATGAGTTGAAAAGGGAGGAGATGAACAGGCTGCGAATGCTCATCAAAGCCAAACATGACATCCAAGGGGGCAATG GCCTGACAGTCGACCACCAGGCCCTACTGAAACAGTTCGAGCACCTCAACCACGTGAACCCAGACACTTTTGAGGTGGAGGACCTGGACCGTCTCATCAAATCG GCAACTAAAGACCTGGAGAACTTTGACAAGGACCGTCATGATGAGTTCAAGAGGTACGAGATGATGAAGGAGCATGAAAGGAGGGAACATCTAAAGAACATGAATGAGGAGGATCGCAAGAAGGAAGAGCAGCATTATGAGGAGTTGAAGAAGAAACACGCCGACCATCCCAAAGTTAATCACCCG GGCAGTGAAGACCAGCTGAAGGAGGTGTGGCAGGAGGCAGATGGTTTGGACCCAGAAGACTTTGATCCCAAGACCTTTTTCAAAATGCATG ACAGCAATGGAGATGGTTTCTTTGACGAGGCCGAGCTTGAAGCTCTCTTTACTAAAGAG CTGGAGAAGGTGTACAACCCTGAAAATGAAGAAGATGACATGTttgagatggaggaagagagacTACGCATGAGAGAGCATGTTATGAACGAG GTGGACACAAATAAAGACAGACTTGTGTCGATGAGCGAGTTCTTGGTGGCAACTAAGAAGCAGGACTTCCACGACAAAGACGGGTGGGAGGTGAGAGCTAAGAAGGACAGAATT ACTTTAGATCAAAACTCCCTTTACACTGAAGAGGAGCTGAGGGAGTATGAAAAGCAGCTGGCCAAAGAGGAGATTGACGTCAGTAAGAGGTCGGATGAGctgaagaaaaagagggaggagCTGGAAAGACAACAAGAAGAACTGAATGCTCAAAAGTTTGAGATACAGCAG GCAgtagagaaaatagaaaaactaaagGCTCAAAACTCAAAATCGGAGGTCAAAC AGACAGGAAGTCCTTTAAGTCAAGGTGAACCGGCACAAGTTGTACCAGGAAACAGTCAACCGCTGCCCCTTAGTCACCAGCAGCAAGATGTACCCGTGCCTGGACACTCTTAG
- the LOC137108526 gene encoding patatin-like phospholipase domain-containing protein 2, which translates to MHQLKSTEANEISFYTPCDRWRNQMMFNWGEEWNISFAGCGFRSVYHLGALSCILERVPRLVHGASKICGASSGCLVAAALTVGIPIEQLCVDVLKTAKEARKHTLGVFHPTFSLLRTVQDFLLERLPEDAHRQASGKLCVSLTRLTDGKNVLVSEFDSREELIQVLICSCFFPVYCGFTPPSYRGVHYMDGALSNNMPLFEQRNTITVAPFSGESDICPREGTFNFFEVHYGNISIQVNTGNVHRICTSFLPPKIEKLAEICHNGYMDALRFLKDRNVIGAERLPNSLMVEMDTAKPGCCDLVKWEVAHVEESNNALLNGHNPPHREHYWLDHSAIEKLPVGIKKILCEACRNCHDGVGQWSQPHQFLPIRVVLYLLTFLLTSIELVFILTKSVIQSGCAVICRLTSAMRSSGSKDPNSLTLEQPSTMSSDSVLRDNNIQTVTSTISLTS; encoded by the exons ATGCACCAGCTGAAGTCCACAGAGGCCAACGAGATTAGTTTCTACACGCCTTGCGATCGCTGGAGAAATCAGATGATGTTTAACTGGGGCGAGGAGTGGAACATCTCTTTCGCAGGCTGTGGCTTCAGGAGCGTTTATCACCTGGGAGCTCTGAGCTGCATCCTCGAGCGGGTCCCACGGCTGGTTCACGGAGCTTCCAAAATATGTGGAGCTTCATCCGGTTGTCTTGTTGCTGCAGCTCTGACTGTTGGGATCCCAATCG AGCAGCTCTGCGTTGATGTGTTGAAGACGGCGAAAGAggccagaaaacacacactgggaGTTTTCCACCCGACCTTCAGTCTGCTGAGGACTGTGCAGGACTTCCTGCTGGAAAGGCTTCCAGAAGATGCCCACCGCCAGGCCTCTGGAAAGCTCTGCGTGTCCCTCACCAGACTGACTGATGGCAAGAACGTTTTGGTGTCTGAGTTTGACAGTAGAGAAGAGCTGATTCAG GTTCTGATCTGCAGCTGCTTTTTCCCAGTTTACTGTGGTTTCACTCCACCTTCGTACCGGGGAGTG CACTACATGGACGGAGCCCTGAGCAACAACATGCCTCTGTTCGAGCAGAGAAACACCATCACCGTGGCCCCGTTCTCAGGCGAGAGCGACATCTGCCCCCGGGAGGGTACATTCAACTTCTTTGAGGTGCACTATGGCAACATTAGCATTCAGGTCAACACTGGCAATGTGCATCGCATCTGTACTTCCTTCCTACCTCCTAAAATTGAG AAACTGGCTGAAATCTGCCACAACGGCTACATGGATGCCCTTCGTTTCCTGAAAGACAGAA ATGTGATCGGAGCGGAGCGTCTTCCCAACAGTTTAATGGTGGAGATGGACACAGCCAAACCTGGTTGTTGTGACCTGGTGAAGTGGGAAGTGGCTCATGTGGAAGAGTCCAACAATGCTCTGCTGAATGGACACAATCCTCCACACAGAGAACATTACTGGCTGGACCACAGCGCTATCGAGAAGCTCCCAGTTGGCATCAAAAAAA tcctGTGTGAGGCTTGCAGGAATTGCCATGATGGTGTTGGTCAGTGGTCACAGCCCCATCAGTTCCTTCCAATCAGAGTAGTTTTGTATCTGCTGACCTTCCTCTTGACGTCCATTGAGCTGGTCTTCATTCTCACCAAAAG TGTGATACAGTCGGGCTGCGCAGTGATTTGCAGACTGACGTCCGCTATGAGGAGCAGTGGAAGCAAGGATCCCAACAG TCTGACCCTGGAGCAGCCCAGCACCATGTCCTCTGACTCCGTCCTCAGGGACAACAACATCCAAACTGTGACCTCAACAATCAGCCTAACGTCCTGA
- the LOC137108524 gene encoding patatin-like phospholipase domain-containing protein 2 yields the protein MFDWKKEWNISFAGCGFMGIYYVGAASCVLELCPALIHDASKICGASAGALMAAVLTLGLPLEKCCADLMFMARKARKHRLGPLHPAFNLLQIVQDSLLGTLPEDAHVKASGKLCVSLTRVADGRNVLVSEFDSREELVQALLCSCFVPFYCGVIPPTYRGVHYVDGAISDNLPRCHQKNTITLSAYAGEQDICPRATTLTIHEIRFSNVSIQVNSENLYRVTSTFFPPDPEAIAEICHNGYMDALRFLQENHLISSVSPLRSLETDASKPTCCEQMTQMAEAEQSNGDTQQNEVKTPKEEHFWLDPKLVENLPVNIRKVLCEACREAHPAGGLLSHMTEKVSSYLQMPRTLPVESALSLAQRLSSRIVDWIPDVPKDVSWLYGMVEDIYKQALDDREDDDFSETPLRRCTSLPLGLNLWTQGTENDDGIFPMSPEVTPNSTLAFTWNNCSEAMHMPLTPPPTPNPTSGFEATTESPKSTGRGWGLGRAVGWIRNIASDQTSNVKKTKDSASVSAFQ from the exons ATGTTTGACTGGAAGAAAGAGTGGAACATTTCTTTTGCTGGTTGCGGTTTTATGGGGATTTATTATGTGGGTGCCGCCAGCTGCGTCCTGGAACTGTGTCCTGCGCTCATACACGACGCCTCTAAAATCTGCGGAGCGTCTGCAGGTGCTTTGATGGCCGCTGTTCTCACTCTTGGACTCCCTCTTG aaaaaTGTTGTGCTGACTTGATGTTCATGGCTAGAAAGGCCAGGAAGCACAGACTGGGACCCCTGCACCCAGCCTTCAACCTACTGCAGATCGTGCAGGACTCTCTGCTGGGGACCCTTCCAGAGGACGCACATGTTAAAGCCTCCGGGAAGCTCTGCGTGTCCCTGACCAGAGTGGCCGATGGGAGGAACGTACTGGTGTCAGAGTttgacagcagagaggagctcGTTCAG GCACTTTTATGCAGCTGCTTTGTCCCTTTCTACTGTGGAGTTattccacccacctaccgtggAGTG CACTATGTGGACGGTGCCATCAGCGACAACCTGCCGCGTTGTCACCAGAAAAACACCATCACTTTGTCTGCGTATGCCGGCGAGCAGGACATTTGCCCCCGAGCGACCACGCTCACCATTCATGAGATTCGCTTCAGCAATGTCAGCATCCAGGTCAACTCGGAGAACTTGTACAGAGTGACCAGCACCTTCTTCCCTCCAGACCCTGAG GCAATTGCTGAAATCTGCCATAATGGCTACATGGATGCTCTCCGATTCCTGCAAGAAAACC ATCTGATCAGCAGTGTGTCCCCACTGAGGAGTTTGGAGACAGATGCATCTAAACCCACTTGTTGTGAGCAGATGACGCAGATGGCTGAAGCCGAACAGTCCAATGGAGACACACAGCAGAATGAAGTTAAGACTCCTAAAGAGGAGCACTTTTGGCTGGATCCTAAGCTGGTAGAGAACCTCCCAGTTAACATCAGAAAGG tgtTGTGCGAGGCCTGCAGAGAGGCACATCCTGCTGGTGGTCTGCTGTCCCACATGACAGAGAAAGTGAGCTCTTACCTGCAGATGCCCCGTACTCTGCCCGTGGAGTCGGCCCTGTCTCTCGCCCAGAG ACTTTCTTCCAGAATAGTGGATTGGATCCCAGATGTCCCCAAAGATGTGAGCTGGCTCTACGGCATGGTGGAAGACATATACAAGCAAGCTTTAGATGACAGGGAGGATGATGATTTCAG TGAGACGCCGCTGCGGCGATGCACAAGCCTGCCACTAGGCCTGAACCTGTGGACTCAGGGAACAGAAAATGATGATGGCATTTTCCCAATGAGCCCAGAAGTCACCCCCAACTCCACCCTCGCCTTCACCTGGAACAACTGCAGCGAGGCAATGCACATGCCCCTGACTCCACCCCCTACCCCCAACCCAACCTCTGGGTTTGAAGCCACCACAGAGTCGCCCAAAAGCACAGGTAGAGGCTGGGGTCTGGGCAGAGCTGTGGGTTGGATCCGAAATATTGCATCTGATCAAACTTCGAAcgtcaagaaaacaaaagactcAGCATCTGTTTCTGCATTCCAGTAA
- the LOC137108525 gene encoding nucleobindin-2-like isoform X2 codes for MRRSKALAHFGLVLLSLWLCIQSVPISVDKTKEKHQEEELEPPQSAETGLHYDRYLREVIEYLEKDPHFKEKLKNANMDDIKKGKLSKELDFVHHHFRTKLDELKREEMNRLRMLIKAKHDIQGGNGLTVDHQALLKQFEHLNHVNPDTFEVEDLDRLIKSATKDLENFDKDRHDEFKRYEMMKEHERREHLKNMNEEDRKKEEQHYEELKKKHADHPKVNHPGSEDQLKEVWQEADGLDPEDFDPKTFFKMHDSNGDGFFDEAELEALFTKELEKVYNPENEEDDMFEMEEERLRMREHVMNEVDTNKDRLVSMSEFLVATKKQDFHDKDGWETLDQNSLYTEEELREYEKQLAKEEIDVSKRSDELKKKREELERQQEELNAQKFEIQQAVEKIEKLKAQNSKSEVKQTGSPLSQGEPAQVVPGNSQPLPLSHQQQDVPVPGHS; via the exons ATGAGGAGGAGTAAAGCCTTGGCCCATTTTGGGCTGGTTCTGCTTAGTCTGTGGCTGTGTATTCAGTCAGTGCCGATCAGTGTGGATAAGACCAAAGAAAAGCATCAAGAGGAGGAACTGGAGCCACCACAGAGTGCT GAAACTGGGCTGCACTATGACCGCTACCTCAGGGAAGTCATTGAGTATCTTGAGAAGGACCCCCACTTTAAAGAAAAGCTCAAAAATGCCAACATGGATGATATCAAG AAAGGCAAACTTTCCAAAGAGCTGGACTTTGTCCATCACCATTTTAGGACAAAGCTGGATGAGTTGAAAAGGGAGGAGATGAACAGGCTGCGAATGCTCATCAAAGCCAAACATGACATCCAAGGGGGCAATG GCCTGACAGTCGACCACCAGGCCCTACTGAAACAGTTCGAGCACCTCAACCACGTGAACCCAGACACTTTTGAGGTGGAGGACCTGGACCGTCTCATCAAATCG GCAACTAAAGACCTGGAGAACTTTGACAAGGACCGTCATGATGAGTTCAAGAGGTACGAGATGATGAAGGAGCATGAAAGGAGGGAACATCTAAAGAACATGAATGAGGAGGATCGCAAGAAGGAAGAGCAGCATTATGAGGAGTTGAAGAAGAAACACGCCGACCATCCCAAAGTTAATCACCCG GGCAGTGAAGACCAGCTGAAGGAGGTGTGGCAGGAGGCAGATGGTTTGGACCCAGAAGACTTTGATCCCAAGACCTTTTTCAAAATGCATG ACAGCAATGGAGATGGTTTCTTTGACGAGGCCGAGCTTGAAGCTCTCTTTACTAAAGAG CTGGAGAAGGTGTACAACCCTGAAAATGAAGAAGATGACATGTttgagatggaggaagagagacTACGCATGAGAGAGCATGTTATGAACGAG GTGGACACAAATAAAGACAGACTTGTGTCGATGAGCGAGTTCTTGGTGGCAACTAAGAAGCAGGACTTCCACGACAAAGACGGGTGGGAG ACTTTAGATCAAAACTCCCTTTACACTGAAGAGGAGCTGAGGGAGTATGAAAAGCAGCTGGCCAAAGAGGAGATTGACGTCAGTAAGAGGTCGGATGAGctgaagaaaaagagggaggagCTGGAAAGACAACAAGAAGAACTGAATGCTCAAAAGTTTGAGATACAGCAG GCAgtagagaaaatagaaaaactaaagGCTCAAAACTCAAAATCGGAGGTCAAAC AGACAGGAAGTCCTTTAAGTCAAGGTGAACCGGCACAAGTTGTACCAGGAAACAGTCAACCGCTGCCCCTTAGTCACCAGCAGCAAGATGTACCCGTGCCTGGACACTCTTAG
- the si:dkey-10o6.2 gene encoding uncharacterized protein si:dkey-10o6.2 gives MSIPVVDFSAYGLNEKAATDEQLRALSKELKKALTEVGFVFLKNTGIAEEEVSRVMDTSKTFFLLPDDLKRPFSRKSFENNPNHGWAPLETERLNPRRCGDLKEAFNAASLNPDIKWPSCDAVKGFQEIQTSFFLRCKELSLRVLRVMALSLGLDPDVFLSAHRLIGTDENGTTLRSLYYPPVNSEKAKEGQLRCGEHSDYGTITLLFQNSDGLQVRRRSGEFICAPTIPGAVLINVADLMQRWTSDQFVSVLHRVLLPPVGDCSTRQSLAFFVQPDDEALITCCDGSNKYPPVSAGAYLIERFNDSYGRN, from the exons ATGAGCATCCCGGTGGTGGATTTCAGCGCGTATGGCCTAAATGAGAAGGCTGCTACTGACGAGCAGCTGCGCGCTTTGAGCAAAGAGCTGAAAAAGGCTCTTACAGAagttggatttgtttttcttaagaACACTGGGATTGCAGAAGAGGAG GTCAGCCGGGTCATGGACACGTCCAAGACCTTTTTCCTTCTGCCAGATGATTTGAAACGACCCTTCAGCAGGAAAAGCTTTGAAAACAATCCCAACCATGGCTGGGCGCCTTTGGAGACTGAGAG GTTGAACCCACGTCGGTGTGGAGACCTAAAGGAGGCCTTCAACGCTGCTTCACTTAACCCTGATATA AAATGGCCGTCCTGTGATGCTGTTAAGGGATTCCAGGAGATCCAGACGTCCTTCTTCCTGCGCTGCAAAGAGCTGAGTCTGCGAGTGCTAAGAGTGATGGCGCTTAGTCTGGGTTTGGACCCCGACGTTTTCCTGAGTGCACACCGTTTAATTGGAA CTGATGAAAATGGAACAACTCTGCGGTCGCTCTACTACCCGCCAGTGAACAGTGAAAAGGCGAAGGAGGGTCAGCTGCGATGTGGAGAGCACTCCGACTATGGCACCATCACTCTGTTGTTCCAAAACTCTGACGGCCTCCAG GTCCGTAGACGTTCAGGTGAATTCATCTGTGCTCCCACCATCCCTGGAGCAGTCCTCATAAACGTCGCTGACCTGATGCAGCGCTGGACCAGTGATCAGTTTGTCTCAGTG CTCCACAGAGTTTTGCTCCCCCCTGTTGGAGACTGCAGCACACGTCAGTCTCTGGCTTTCTTTGTCCAGCCTGACGATGAAGCTCTGATCACCTGCTGCGACGGCTCCAACAAATACCCCCCAGTCTCAGCTGGTGCCTACCTCATTGAGCGCTTCAACGACTCGTATGGTCGCAACTGA